The nucleotide sequence CCGTATCCTACAACGGCCACTTTTTTCTTTTTGATAAGCTCTATACTTGCATCCTTTTCGTAGTAAACCCTCATTTAATCCTCCTATTTTATATCTTGTTTTGTAAATTCTGTGGTTGCTTTGTTTCCTCTGCCTATGGCAACACTTCCCGTTCTGACCTGTTCTATTATTCCAAAAGGTTCCAGCACATGCAGAAAGGCCTTATTTTTGTCTTTTGTACCTGTGATTTCTATTACCATAGAATCACCTGTCAAGTCTATAACTTTGGCTCTGAAAGTATTTACAATGCTGAATATATCTGTTCGATTCTTCGGCAGAGCCTGAACCTTGACCAGTATCATTTCCCTTTCTATATGTTCCACCTGTGTTACGTCCCTGACTTTAATAGTGTTGATAAGCTTTCTCAATTGCTTGATGATCTGCTCAACAACCCTGTCATCACCTTTTGTGACAATAGTCATAATGGATATCTTTGGATCACCTGTAACCCCAACGGACAGGCTTTCAATATTGTACCCCCGGCCGCTGAAAAGTCCTCCGATTCTGGAGAGTGCGCCCGGTTTATTTTCAACTAAGATTGATATAATGTGTCTCATAATTTACCTCTCGTTACCGAAAATCATTTCATTCAGAGCAGCACCTGCCGGGATCATTGGGAAAACGTTTTCTTCTCTGTCTACAACAAAATCCATTACAACAGGTTTGTCTGTGACTTTTAAAGATTCCTTCAAAACTTTTTCAACATCCGCCGGTGTTTCAGCCCTCAAACCAACGCAGCCGTATGATTCTGCCAGTTTTACAAAATCAGGCTGACATTCAAGACATGTATATGAGTATCTGTTGTTGAAGAATAAGTGCTGCCACTGTCTGACCATACCCAGAAATTT is from Flexistipes sinusarabici DSM 4947 and encodes:
- the ilvN gene encoding acetolactate synthase small subunit; translation: MRHIISILVENKPGALSRIGGLFSGRGYNIESLSVGVTGDPKISIMTIVTKGDDRVVEQIIKQLRKLINTIKVRDVTQVEHIEREMILVKVQALPKNRTDIFSIVNTFRAKVIDLTGDSMVIEITGTKDKNKAFLHVLEPFGIIEQVRTGSVAIGRGNKATTEFTKQDIK